The Imtechella halotolerans DNA window GTATATCATAGTTGTTATATTCACTTTGAATGCCTCAGGTGTCAATATGAATGTATTCTTAACGGCATCTGCTGCACTTTTTGTTGGATTGGGATTTGCGCTACAGCAACTCTTTCAAGATATTATTTCTGGGATACTACTTATTTTAGATCAATCCATGCATGTAGGAGATATAGTGGAGGTAAATGGTATTGTGGGAAGAGTTGAAGAAATTAGGTTACGAAGTACCAGAGTTATCAATAGAGATGGTAGGGTATTGGTGGTGCCTAATCATAAATTCATGAATGATACGTTGTACAATTATACTCAAAATGGAAATATTTTGCGGGAAAATGTGAGTGTTGGAGTTGCCTATGGTACTGATGTGGAATTGGTAAAACAGATTTTATTGGAAGTAGCTGATTCTCATACTTTGGTGCTAAAAGACCCTAAACCAATGGTTATTTTTAGCAATTTTGGGGAGTCATCTCTTGATTTTGAACTTTATTTTTTTGTAAGTGATGGGTTTATTACCCCTCGAATAAAAAGTGATTTGCGATTTAGAATTAATCAACAATTTAATGCCCGTAATATCTCTGTGCCATTTCCTCAACGAGATGTACATATTATTACTAAAACCTAAAGACCTACTTAAACGTTTGATATATGCCTAAAATATTAATTATTGAAGATGAAGCGGCTATCCGTCGTGTATTGACAAAAATCCTTACGGAGGAAAACGATGCCTATGAGGTTGATGAGGCTGAAGATGGAGCATTAGGATTGGAAAAAGTGAAAAAAGAAGATTATGATTTAGTGCTTTGCGATATTAAAATTCCGAAGATGGACGGAGTTGAAGTTCTTGAAGCAGCTAAACAACTTAAACCAGAAGTTCCTTTTGTTATGATATCTGGTCACGGTGATTTAGAAACTGCCGTAAATACTATGCGTTTGGGAGCCTATGATTATATATCCAAACCACCCGATTTGAATAGATTACTTAATACGGTTCGCAATGCACTAGATAGAAAGGAGCTGGTAGTTGAAAATACAATCTTAAAAAAGAAGGTTAGTAAAAACTATGAGATGGTTGGAGATAGTGAAGCAATAATGCAAATAAAAGATATTATAGAGAAGGTGGCTCCTACCGATGCACGAGTACTGGTTACTGGACCTAATGGTACAGGAAAAGAACTAGTCGCACATTGGTTACATCAAAAGAGTGAACGAGCCTCGGGCCCGATGATTGAGGTGAACTGTGCAGCAATACCCTCTGAATTGATAGAAAGTGAATTGTTCGGACATGTAAAGGGAGCTTTTACTTCCGCTGTAAAAGACCGTGCTGGTAAATTTGAAGCGGCAAATGGAGGAACCATTTTTTTAGATGAAATTGGTGATATGAGTTTGTCTGCACAAGCAAAGGTATTACGAGCCTTGCAAGAAAATAAAATTTCTCGAGTAGGAAGTGATAAGGATATTAAAGTAAATGTTAGAGTAGTGGCTGCTACTAATAAAAATTTACAGAAAGAAATTGAAGAAGGCCGTTTTAGGGAAGACTTATATCATCGATTAGCTGTTATTCTTATCAAGGTTCCTGCCTTAAATGATCGAAGGGAAGATATCCCCGTATTGGTAAGACATTTTTCTGAAAAAATAGCAGGAGAACAAGGGAACACCCCTAAGCAGTTTTCAGATAAAGCCATTAAACTTTTACAAGAATATGATTGGACAGGGAACATACGAGAGCTACGTAATGTAGTTGAGCGTTTAATCATATTGGGAGGAAAAGAGGTCAGTGAAAGTGATGTAAGACTTTTTGCAAGTAAGTAAAATTGATATTCACACTATGAAAACTATTTCAGTCGAAAAATATAAGGTTACAGGCCCTGTGAAACTTGCCTCAATTCCTACATTAGAAGATTTTAATTCGGATGAAAAGGAATTAAAAGAAGCTCTTAAAAAGGTCCGTAAAAAGTTAGCAAAATTTCAAGATACAATGTATGCTCATGCACGGTATGGGGTATTAGTGTGTTTTCAAGGAATGGATACAGCAGGAAAAGATAGTCTTATACGAGAACTGTTTAAGGATTTTAATAGTCGTGGAGTTGTCGTACATAGTTTTAAAACACCCACCGATAAGGAGTTAAGACATGATTATTTATGGAGACACTATATAGCCTTACCAGAACGAGGTAAATTCAGTGTTTTTAATCGTACACACTACGAAAATGTGCTGGTAACTAGAGTACATCCCCAGTATATACTGAATGAAAATATACCTGGAGTGACAAGTGTTGATGATATTGATGATGTTTTTTGGCAAAATCGATTTGATCAAATCAATAATTTTGAAAAACACATTTCGGAAAACGGAGTATTGGTCTTCAAATTTTATTTACATCTATCTAAAGAGGAGCAACGCAAGCGTTTACTTCGAAGATTGGAAGAGGAAGAGCATAATTGGAAATTTTCTCCTGGAGATTTAAAAGAACGCAACCTTTGGGATACTTACCAATCATGTTATGAAGAAGCCATTTCCCAAACATCAAAGGAAAAGGCCCCTTGGTTTGTCGTACCCGCTGATAATAAAGAAGCAGCACGTTATATTATTGCATCTGTATTATGGTCCCACTTAAGTGCTTATACTGATGTAAGGGAACCAGAATTAGACTCTGAAACCTTGAAAAATTTACATATTTATAAAGAACAACTTGAAGCTGAACATGAATAGAATTGCCCTACTACTTATTTTGTGTATTTCTTTTACGCAAGCCCAGACAAAAGACGAGCAGATGCTTAGAAAGATTTATAATGAGGCCTTGTCTAATGGTAAAAGTTATGAATGGCTTCAACATCTTTCTCTCACTATAGGACATCGCCTATCTGGTTCTGTGAATGCTGAATTAGCAGTGAATTACACAAAAAATGAATTAAAATCTATAAAAGGGGTAAATAGTTGGTTACAACCAGTAATGGTACCCAAATGGGTACGTGGTTTACCTGAATTTGCCTATATAGAAACTAAAAACGGAATGACAACCACGGTGCCAATTTTAGCGTTGGGTGGTTCAGTGGCTACTCCGGCTAGTGGTATTAAAGCGGAGCTTATCGAAGTAAAGAGTATTGAGGACTTACAGAAACTTGATCCTTCCCAGGTCTCGGGAAAAATTGTTTTTTATAACAGACCTATGCAAGATGAACTTATCAATACATTTGAATCATATGGTGGCTGCGTGGATCAGCGTTATGCCGGGGCATTGGAAGCTGGAAAATTAGGTGCCATAGGTGTGATTGTGCGTTCGGTTACATTGGCTAATGATGATTATCCACATACCGGTTCCATGTCCTATGGTGATTTACCAGTTTCTAAACGTATACCTGCGGCTGCAATTAGTACTAATGGAGCTAATTTATTAAGTAGTATTCTTTCTCTCAATCCAAAAACAAAGTTTTATTTTAAGCAAAATAGTCAAGTGTTAGAAGATGTAGAGTCACATAACGTGATCGCAGAAATAAAGGGAAGTCAATACCCTGATGAGATTATTTTGGTTGGAGGACACCTTGATTCTTGGGACGTAGGAGATGGTTCGCATGACGATGGAGCTGGCGTAGTTCAGAGCATGGAAGTAATAAGATTGTTTACTGAGTTGGGATATACACCTAAGCGTACCATTAGAGTGGTATTGTTTATGAATGAAGAAAATGGGCTAAGAGGAGCTACAAAATATGCAGAGGAAGCCAAACGCAAAAATGAAAAGCATATTCTAGCTTTGGAAAGTGATGCCGGAGGATTTACACCCCGAGGATTTAGCTTTGATACAAATCAAGCAAATTATGATCACATTACTCAGTGGAAATCACTTTTCGAACCTTATTATATCCATTTGTTTGATCGTAAAGGGAGTGGAGCTGATGTAGGGCCATTGAAGGATGGAAAGGTTGTTTTGGCCGGTTTGCGCCCTGATTCTCAACGTTATTTTGATCATCATCATTCTGAACGTGATACTTTTGATGCTGTTAATAAGAGAGAATTGGAATTAGGAGCCGCTACTATGGCCGCCCTGGTATATCTGATTGACACCTATGGTATACAAGAGTAGGTGATTGCTATTTAGTGAATGATTCCTATTTTCGAGGATGGTGCATAGTAACAATTTCTTGAAGATGAGTTCTGTCTAAATGCATATATACTTCAGTAGTGGTAATACTTTCATGTCCCAACATTTGTTGAATAGCGCGGAGATTAGCTCCATTTTGCAATAAATGTGTGGCAAAAGAATGTCTGAACGTATGTGGACTAATGGTTTTTTTCAATCCAATAGATGTTGCTAGGTTACGGATAATGGTAAAAATCATAGCTCTGGTTAATTGCTTTCCATGTCGATTTAAAAAGACATAATCTTCATGCCCTTTTTTGGGAGTTAAATGATTTCTAATTTCATTGATATACAAGCTAATATAGCGTTGTGTGTGTGCACCAATAGGAACTAAGCGTTGCTTATTACCTTTACCAGTTATTTTAATAAAACCTTCATCGAAAAAAAGGTCTGAACATTTCAGGTTTGTAAGTTCAGAAACCCGAAGTCCGCATCCGTATAGAGTTTCTAGTATTGCACGATTTCGTTCCCCCTCAGGGGATGTCAATTCAATAGCTCCTATAAGTTTGTCAATTTCTTCTTCAGATAACGTATCTGGTAGTTTTCGACCTGTTTTAGGTGTCTCAATGAGTTCCATAGGGCTTTCTTTACGATAGCCTTCAAAGATGAGGTATTTAAAAAAACTCTTTAGGCCAGAAATAAGCCTTGCCTGACTCCGAGGATTTATCTTTTGCGCTACCGAATACACGAATTGTTGAATTTCTTCATCGGTGATGGTAAGTGGTGTAACTAGTATTTTGTTTTCATCTAGAAAACTGATGAGTTTCTCAATATCCATCACATAGCTGTTAATGGAATTTTGAGATAGTCCACGTTCAATTTTAAGGTAATTACGATAAGAGGATAGAGTTGTTTGCCACTTCATAATGGTAAAGGTAACTCAAATTTGAAATAATCTATGAAGGAAATTAGCCTTGCTGATGTTAAAAAAAACCTACTAACTGTTATTGATTTTTGATAATTGATGTATCTTTGGACTATTCAAAACTAAAAAATTATGAAAAAACTATTGTTAACAGCTTTAGCTGTTGTTGGTTTTGTTGTGTCTTCAAATGCACAAGAAAAACCTAGATTTGGTGTAACTGCGGGTTATATTAATACGACCATCAAGGTTTCTGGTGATGGAATGTCTGCATCTGTTGATGAAAGTGGTTTCTTTGTTGGCGCTAATGCTGATTTTAAACTTTCGGATGTATTACATGTTCAACCAGCTGTGCTTTATGCAAGTGTAGATGAGGCTGACTTTCTACACATTCCAATAATGTTCAAGTACTATGTAGCTGAACAATTTAACATTCAAGCTGGACCTCAAGGTTCATTGTTTTTGGAAGATACTGAAGACACAATTAACTCTTTTGGATTGGACTTAGGTGCAGGATTAGGGTATGATATTAATGAGAATTTCTTTGTTGAAGCTCGTTATGCTTTTGAACTTACCAATCGTACACCTGATTTTGATGCTAAAACACGTATCAATACCTTACAAATTGGTGTAGGATATAGATTCTAATTTAATTTTATATATGACGATAAGGGACACCAATTGGTGTCCTTTTTTGTTTGTTTATTCTTTAATTGATTGGTTTACAGTGTTTAAAAAGAATGATATTTCAATTTTGTAATGTTTTTTTTTATACATTTGACTTGCCGACAATTCTTATAGTGACTTACTTAGTGCTTTTTGATCTTCTCGCTTAAATGCGTTCTTCAATTAAAATCCCCATTATTACCTCCCCATTCCTTTTTGGCAATATTAGTTAGTAGGCTTTTGTGGCATACATTTTTTGTTATACAAAAACCTTTTGGAAGGAAATAGTCTTTAGACTAAGGAAGAATATATTTTAACCAACAAAGAACCACTATGAAAACTCACTACTATCCGCCTTCCATTAAGGCATGGAAGGTTATTCCTGTCCCCAAGATTTTAAGTATTTGTATTACTTTGTTCCTTTTTTTCTTTTCCCTTGTAGCCAGTGCCCAAAAAGGGGGTTCTAAAGATAAGGAAGTTATTATCCGGGCCTGTACGCAGTATATTGGATACAGCACCTATAGGGCTTACTTTGGTTATGATAATCCCAATCGTCGAGAGATTACGGTGGATGAAAACAACAGTTACATTATCATTGAATCAACCCATCAAAAGAAAAAGGGTGTTAATGTATTTAAGGCAGGAAGTGTGGACAAGGCTTTCTGGTTTGATTTTAATGCTAAGGATAATGTAGAATGGACTGTAATTACCCCTAGTGGTAATGTACATAAAGTAGTGGCTAGTGCCAACTCTTCTCACTGTCCTGAAGGAGATGGTGGTGTTATTTTTCCTGTATACGGACAAGGTAGTGGGAAAAGCAATGATCTCATTGGGATGGAGCTTACCTCACTTGCAGGTCAAACGGCTGGTGATCAGCCCTCAGATGTTATTTTTCAAATACGAGGAAATTCGAAAGTACTAATTCAAATTGTGCCTCAAAGCCAAAAGATGCAAGAAGTATTAACACTACTTACTGGTACTTTTTTCCTATCCTATAATTCTAATCCATTAGAGTCAGACTTTGTTATTAATCCACAGGAAACTATTGAACATAACTTATCCTCTCTGGATGTGTATTTTCCAATTGATAAGTTATTAGAGCTTAATGCTAGAGGAGATATTATAAATTTTGTTAGAACTCTTTACCCAACTGTAACTAATATGGGGATTGTGACTTCACAAGGAGATGTAACTCAACAATCGGATATGGTTAAAGATGCTTTTAAAATTTGGCATAATGATCAGGTCTTTCCAGTTAATGGAACTGGGGTTAAAGTAGGAGTACTTTCAGATAGTTACGATAAACAACCTTATACGGGAGCAAGTAAAGCAACAGTTGATGTGCTTAATGGAGATTTACCCGGTGAAGGAAATCCAAATGGCTTTATAACCCCAGTGGAAGTATTAAAGGATTATCCCTTTGGTGTGGCTTCCGATGAAGGGCGCGCTATGTTACAAATTATTCACGATGTTGCCCCAGGGGCACAGTTAGCGTTTCACACTGGGGTGGTGTCCCCTAGAGATTTTGAGCTAGGTGTTCAAGCCTTGGCAAGCACCAATTGTGATGTTATTGTTGATGATATCACATTTATAACGGAACCTTTTTTTGGAAATGGTCGAATAGCTCAAGCCATTGAACAATTTACTCAACAAACCGGAAAAATGTATGTTACTTCTGCAGGGAATTTTTCGAATAATGGGTATCAGTCTAATTTCTCAGCTTCACTAACACAACCAACTACAAATTTTCTGGCTCCTAATAGTGGGGTAAGAGCGCATGTATTTGGAACTAACCAGGATGGTACACAAGATATTTTGCAAAAATTCAACGTAGTCCCCGGAGTTTATATGTTGGTATTACAATGGGATGAATCTATGGCTTCACAAGAAAATATGACAGGCGCCAGCACAGATTTGGATGTTTATGTGGTTACAGATAATGGAGAATTGTTGGTAGGAAATAATCGGATTAACATTGGAGGAGATCCTACCGAAATTATTGTTTTTGAGGCGACTGCAGAGGCCCAGGCAAATATTATGATAACAAGTGCTAACGGGAACCCTCCTTCAGGATTGTCATTTCGATATGTCGCATTTAG harbors:
- a CDS encoding mechanosensitive ion channel family protein encodes the protein MNELIELFRKIFLFKIVNTEKVTISVLTVVTVILAFILTNILLRFVRKTISKRLPVQDRNKFVSIFQVLKYGVYIIVVIFTLNASGVNMNVFLTASAALFVGLGFALQQLFQDIISGILLILDQSMHVGDIVEVNGIVGRVEEIRLRSTRVINRDGRVLVVPNHKFMNDTLYNYTQNGNILRENVSVGVAYGTDVELVKQILLEVADSHTLVLKDPKPMVIFSNFGESSLDFELYFFVSDGFITPRIKSDLRFRINQQFNARNISVPFPQRDVHIITKT
- a CDS encoding sigma-54-dependent transcriptional regulator, with product MPKILIIEDEAAIRRVLTKILTEENDAYEVDEAEDGALGLEKVKKEDYDLVLCDIKIPKMDGVEVLEAAKQLKPEVPFVMISGHGDLETAVNTMRLGAYDYISKPPDLNRLLNTVRNALDRKELVVENTILKKKVSKNYEMVGDSEAIMQIKDIIEKVAPTDARVLVTGPNGTGKELVAHWLHQKSERASGPMIEVNCAAIPSELIESELFGHVKGAFTSAVKDRAGKFEAANGGTIFLDEIGDMSLSAQAKVLRALQENKISRVGSDKDIKVNVRVVAATNKNLQKEIEEGRFREDLYHRLAVILIKVPALNDRREDIPVLVRHFSEKIAGEQGNTPKQFSDKAIKLLQEYDWTGNIRELRNVVERLIILGGKEVSESDVRLFASK
- a CDS encoding PPK2 family polyphosphate kinase, with translation MKTISVEKYKVTGPVKLASIPTLEDFNSDEKELKEALKKVRKKLAKFQDTMYAHARYGVLVCFQGMDTAGKDSLIRELFKDFNSRGVVVHSFKTPTDKELRHDYLWRHYIALPERGKFSVFNRTHYENVLVTRVHPQYILNENIPGVTSVDDIDDVFWQNRFDQINNFEKHISENGVLVFKFYLHLSKEEQRKRLLRRLEEEEHNWKFSPGDLKERNLWDTYQSCYEEAISQTSKEKAPWFVVPADNKEAARYIIASVLWSHLSAYTDVREPELDSETLKNLHIYKEQLEAEHE
- a CDS encoding M20/M25/M40 family metallo-hydrolase, with translation MNRIALLLILCISFTQAQTKDEQMLRKIYNEALSNGKSYEWLQHLSLTIGHRLSGSVNAELAVNYTKNELKSIKGVNSWLQPVMVPKWVRGLPEFAYIETKNGMTTTVPILALGGSVATPASGIKAELIEVKSIEDLQKLDPSQVSGKIVFYNRPMQDELINTFESYGGCVDQRYAGALEAGKLGAIGVIVRSVTLANDDYPHTGSMSYGDLPVSKRIPAAAISTNGANLLSSILSLNPKTKFYFKQNSQVLEDVESHNVIAEIKGSQYPDEIILVGGHLDSWDVGDGSHDDGAGVVQSMEVIRLFTELGYTPKRTIRVVLFMNEENGLRGATKYAEEAKRKNEKHILALESDAGGFTPRGFSFDTNQANYDHITQWKSLFEPYYIHLFDRKGSGADVGPLKDGKVVLAGLRPDSQRYFDHHHSERDTFDAVNKRELELGAATMAALVYLIDTYGIQE
- the xerD gene encoding site-specific tyrosine recombinase XerD; this encodes MKWQTTLSSYRNYLKIERGLSQNSINSYVMDIEKLISFLDENKILVTPLTITDEEIQQFVYSVAQKINPRSQARLISGLKSFFKYLIFEGYRKESPMELIETPKTGRKLPDTLSEEEIDKLIGAIELTSPEGERNRAILETLYGCGLRVSELTNLKCSDLFFDEGFIKITGKGNKQRLVPIGAHTQRYISLYINEIRNHLTPKKGHEDYVFLNRHGKQLTRAMIFTIIRNLATSIGLKKTISPHTFRHSFATHLLQNGANLRAIQQMLGHESITTTEVYMHLDRTHLQEIVTMHHPRK
- a CDS encoding porin family protein, translating into MKKLLLTALAVVGFVVSSNAQEKPRFGVTAGYINTTIKVSGDGMSASVDESGFFVGANADFKLSDVLHVQPAVLYASVDEADFLHIPIMFKYYVAEQFNIQAGPQGSLFLEDTEDTINSFGLDLGAGLGYDINENFFVEARYAFELTNRTPDFDAKTRINTLQIGVGYRF